One Papaver somniferum cultivar HN1 chromosome 10, ASM357369v1, whole genome shotgun sequence genomic window carries:
- the LOC113317266 gene encoding SNF1-related protein kinase regulatory subunit gamma-1-like: protein MAESQAPKDTSTLNRIPSCDAYFQTIQSRKKLPFTFQQSLTSAFEKIPVSSFPNVPNGQVIEIQADTTIAEAVRVLSEYNIMSAPVRNPDAGSSMDWRDRYIGIIDYSAIILWVLENAELAAIALSTGTATAAGVGAGAVGALGAVALGATGPVAVAGLAVAAVGAAVAGGMAADKGAGKDAPSAAGALGEDFYKVILQEEPFRSTTVRQITKSFRWAPFLPVSTESSMLSVLLLLSKYRLRSVPVIEAGSPLIKNFITQSAVVQGLEHCKGRDWFDCIAARPLEDFGLPFMPQSEVISIKSDELILEAFKRMKDNHIGGLPVIEGPNKQIIGNVSIRDIRFLLLKPELFSNFRQLTVIQFINTITSMAEEPGKITPPITCKPGSSLGSVINTLASKKVHRVYVAGENNSGIGVITLRDVISCFIYEPPNFFDDYFGYAAKEMLKE, encoded by the exons ATGGCAGAATCTCAAGCACCAAAAGATACCTCTACATTGAATAGAATTCCAAGTTGTGATGCATATTTTCAAACAATTCAATCAAGGAAGAAATTGCCATTCACATTTCAACAATCTTTAACTTCTGCATTTGAAAAGATTCCTGTTTCTTCTTTCCCAAATGTTCCTAATGGACAAG TGATTGAAATTCAAGCAGATACAACAATTGCTGAAGCAGTTAGGGTTCTTTCTGAGTACAACATTATGTCCGCCCCTGTGAGAAATCCTGATGCGGGATCTAGTATGGATTGGCGAGATAGATATATAGGAATTATAGATTACTCAGCAATTATTCTTTGGGTGTTGGAGAATGCGGAACTAGCCGCAATTGCTTTATCAACAGGCACCGCAACAGCCGCTGGTGTTGGTGCAGGGGCAGTTGGTGCTCTTGGAGCAGTAGCCTTGGGTGCAACTGGTCCAGTTGCAGTTGCAGGGTTAGCAGTTGCTGCCGTTGGTGCAGCTGTTGCTGGTGGTATGGCTGCAGATAAGGGAGCGGGAAAAGATGCTCCTTCTGCTGCTGGCGCCTTGGGTGAAGatttttacaaagttatccttcaAGAAGAACCTTTTCGATCAACTACT GTGAGACAAATAACGAAATCTTTCCGTTGGGCTCCTTTTCTCCCTGTTTCAACAGAGAGTTCAATGTTGAGTGTGTTGTTGCTACTCTCAAAATATAGGTTGAGGAGTGTACCTGTGATTGAAGCGGGCAGTCCTCTTATAAAGAATTTCATTACACAATCAGCAGTAGTGCAGGGTCTTGAGCACTGCAAAGGAAGGGACTGGTTTGACTGCATTGCTGCTCGTCCACTTGAAGACTTTGGACTTCCTTTTATGCCTCAAAGTGAA GTTATCAGCATCAAAAGTGACGAGCTGATTCTTGAAGCCTTCAAGCGAATGAAAGACAATCATATTGGTGGCTTGCCAGTTATAGAAGGCCCCAATAAGCAGATCATTGGGAATGTCAGCATAAGAGATATAAGATTCTTGTTGCTAAAACCTGAACTTTTCTCCAATTTCAG GCAGCTAACTGTGATACAGTTCATCAATACAATTACTTCAATGGCAGAGGAACCAGGCAAAATTACTCCTCCCATAACGTGCAAGCCTGGTTCATCTCTAGGAAGTGTCATCAACACTCTTGCTTCCAAAAAGGTTCATAGGGTTTATGTGGCCGGTGAGAACAACAGCGGTATAGGAGTCATTACGCTTAGAGATGTTATATCTTGCTTTATCTATGAGCCGCCAAATTTTTTCGATGACTACTTTGGGTATGCTGCAAAAGAAATGTTGAAAGAATGA